From Deferrisoma camini S3R1, the proteins below share one genomic window:
- a CDS encoding hybrid sensor histidine kinase/response regulator translates to MSPPRLRVIIADDNPDDRTLALRELRKEFPAVDATEVGDQEAWEAALAGEAPDLVVTDYHLRWSDGLVVLRQARTRWPGVPVIMFTGTGTQEVAVEAMKQGLADYVVKSPRHFARLAVAARNSLERAAKERALAEAEARYQDLVENLPVGIYVSTPSGRILTVNRAFVEILGYPDTESLIRLDARALWADPAQRDRWIRALETQGRVAGFVGQLLRADGTPVWVEGRASAIRDPRGRLVAWQGSAVDVTERVLAQKERERALREVEAVLEAVPAGIALLTPGGTIRRANGEARALMEAHADLDDQGRLRAVAGRPLPDLLAPPDDGRQVHEMFTPGPAPRVLQVQARPVGDPDRPEAWVMVIRDATAEHHRFEKIALQERLAALGQLAAGIAHDFNNILSAIVGYAEMLRGREDIPSDVRERLEQMLVQSFRAADLVRQVLDFGRRAESERQPLDLLSFAKELTRLFQTTFPAGIRVRMAYEPGSYWVLADPTQIQQILTNLAVNARDAMPEGGELTIRLACRPVVAGEAPPVPGMKPGDYVCLSVTDTGCGIAPEHLDRVFEPFYTTKPSDEGTGLGLSQVYGLVREHGGFVDLHSTPGAGTEVSVYLPAAERAHGRRSTVIGAVPEGAGQTVLLAEDDVNVREILRAILERLNYRVLEARDGDQALALWERHADTVDAVVTDLVMPGLDGREFARRVKARKPGVPVIAVSGYPLPRRADRRPDDGFDEWMPKPIHIRELARALARLLAAGPGR, encoded by the coding sequence ATGAGTCCCCCGCGCCTGCGGGTCATCATCGCCGACGACAACCCCGACGACCGGACCCTGGCCCTTCGGGAGCTGCGCAAGGAGTTCCCGGCGGTGGACGCCACCGAGGTGGGCGACCAGGAGGCGTGGGAGGCCGCCCTGGCAGGGGAGGCGCCGGACCTGGTGGTGACCGACTACCACCTGCGCTGGTCCGACGGCCTGGTGGTCCTGCGGCAGGCCAGGACCCGGTGGCCGGGGGTGCCGGTGATCATGTTCACCGGCACCGGCACCCAGGAGGTGGCGGTCGAGGCCATGAAGCAGGGTCTGGCGGACTACGTGGTCAAGTCACCCCGGCACTTCGCCCGGCTGGCGGTCGCGGCCCGCAACTCCCTGGAGCGGGCGGCCAAGGAGCGGGCCCTGGCCGAGGCCGAGGCCCGGTACCAGGACCTGGTGGAGAACCTGCCGGTGGGCATCTACGTGTCCACCCCGTCGGGCCGCATCCTCACGGTGAACCGGGCCTTCGTGGAGATCCTGGGCTACCCCGACACCGAGTCCCTCATCCGCTTGGACGCCCGGGCCCTGTGGGCCGATCCTGCGCAGCGGGACCGGTGGATCCGGGCCCTGGAGACCCAGGGCCGGGTGGCGGGGTTCGTGGGGCAGCTCCTGCGGGCCGACGGAACCCCGGTCTGGGTGGAGGGCCGGGCCAGCGCCATCCGGGATCCCCGGGGCCGGCTGGTGGCCTGGCAGGGCTCGGCCGTGGACGTGACCGAGCGGGTTCTGGCCCAGAAGGAGCGGGAGCGGGCCCTGCGGGAGGTGGAGGCCGTGCTCGAGGCCGTGCCCGCTGGCATCGCCCTCCTGACACCCGGGGGCACGATCCGCCGGGCCAACGGCGAGGCCCGCGCCCTCATGGAGGCCCACGCGGACCTGGACGACCAGGGCCGGCTCCGGGCCGTGGCCGGCCGGCCGCTGCCCGACCTGCTGGCCCCGCCCGACGACGGCCGGCAGGTCCACGAGATGTTCACCCCGGGCCCCGCGCCCCGGGTCCTCCAGGTTCAGGCCCGGCCGGTGGGGGACCCGGACCGGCCCGAGGCGTGGGTGATGGTGATCCGGGACGCCACCGCCGAGCACCACCGGTTCGAGAAGATCGCCCTCCAGGAGAGGCTGGCGGCCCTGGGCCAGCTGGCCGCCGGCATCGCCCACGACTTCAACAACATCCTGAGCGCGATCGTCGGGTATGCCGAGATGCTCCGGGGCCGCGAGGACATCCCGTCCGACGTCAGGGAGCGGCTCGAGCAGATGCTGGTCCAGTCGTTTCGCGCCGCAGACCTGGTGCGGCAGGTGCTCGACTTCGGCCGCCGGGCCGAGAGCGAGCGCCAGCCCCTCGATCTTCTGAGCTTCGCCAAGGAGCTCACCCGCCTGTTCCAGACCACCTTCCCCGCGGGGATCCGGGTGCGCATGGCCTACGAGCCCGGCAGCTACTGGGTGCTGGCGGACCCGACCCAGATCCAGCAGATTCTGACGAACCTGGCCGTGAACGCCCGGGACGCCATGCCCGAGGGCGGCGAGCTCACGATCCGGCTGGCCTGTCGGCCCGTGGTGGCCGGGGAGGCCCCGCCGGTGCCGGGCATGAAACCCGGCGACTACGTGTGCTTGAGCGTCACCGACACCGGTTGCGGCATCGCCCCCGAGCACCTGGACCGCGTGTTCGAGCCGTTCTACACCACCAAACCCTCGGACGAGGGCACCGGCCTGGGCCTGAGCCAGGTCTACGGCCTGGTCCGGGAGCACGGCGGGTTCGTGGACCTGCACAGCACCCCGGGCGCGGGCACCGAGGTGAGCGTGTACCTGCCGGCTGCCGAGCGGGCCCACGGCCGTCGGTCCACGGTGATCGGGGCCGTGCCGGAGGGCGCGGGCCAGACCGTGCTCCTGGCCGAGGACGACGTCAATGTGCGCGAGATCCTGCGCGCCATCCTCGAGCGCCTCAACTACCGGGTGCTCGAGGCCCGCGACGGAGACCAGGCCCTGGCCCTGTGGGAGCGCCACGCCGACACCGTGGACGCGGTGGTGACCGACCTGGTGATGCCCGGGCTCGACGGCCGGGAGTTCGCCCGCCGGGTCAAGGCCCGAAAACCCGGGGTGCCGGTCATCGCGGTCTCGGGGTACCCGCTGCCCAGGAGGGCCGACCGCCGCCCCGACGACGGGTTCGACGAGTGGATGCCCAAGCCCATCCACATCCGGGAGCTGGCCAGGGCCCTGGCCCGGCTCCTGGCCGCCGGCCCGGGTCGCTGA
- a CDS encoding ATP-dependent helicase, whose protein sequence is MTRGPALEDLRARLNPAQWEAVTHTDGPLLILAGAGSGKTRVLTYRIAYLIGAAGVSPREILAVTFTNKAAREMIRRVEALLGTDSAGVWIGTFHGICLRILRAHGHLLAVGPDFTIYDTDDQRRLAKAVVEEMGLDPRRVSPGKLLHRVGRWKDEGVPADRVPDEVEEDVREFYRRYQDRLREARAMDFGDLLLETLLLFEAHPDLADHYRRRFRHVLIDEFQDTNRVQYRLAVHLARLHGNLCVVGDDDQSIYAWRGADVRNILSFEEDFPGARVVKLEQNYRSTQAILDAAWSVVSRNRHRHPKRLWTDRNDGDPVVVHEARTEEEEAAWVADTIAELRRQGMPLGEIAVLYRVHALSRPLEEALLTRAIPYVVYGGLRFYDRKEVKDALAYLRLVLNPDDPMAFRRVVNVPPRGIGASTVAAVEELARREGLGLHRAAQEAVTGGRLRTRQARSLGTFLGLLDGWRRLLGTVPLRELLLRILEDSGYLESLPRLDPREARERRENLQELLNAAETFEREEGGDPKAFLDRAALVSDQDLGPDRAEVVTLMTLHAAKGLEYRVVFLTGLEEGVLPHQFSMWEDGEVEEERRLCYVGMTRAKDRLFLSRARIRTLYGRDGGIREPSRFLGDLPAGVFRRVEPEPASPWPPQQAPAPADAPPADGGRYIQPEPGAVAFRAGMRVRHPTYGPGRIVRVQGRGPATKLVVRFAGATRKLLAWMSDIEVAAEDL, encoded by the coding sequence GTGACCCGCGGCCCCGCCCTGGAGGACCTCCGGGCCCGCCTCAACCCGGCCCAGTGGGAGGCGGTCACCCACACCGACGGCCCCCTGCTGATCCTGGCCGGAGCCGGAAGCGGCAAGACCCGGGTCCTCACCTACCGCATCGCCTACCTGATCGGAGCGGCCGGGGTCTCCCCCCGGGAGATCCTGGCGGTCACCTTCACCAACAAGGCGGCCCGGGAGATGATCCGCCGGGTCGAGGCCCTGCTGGGCACGGACTCGGCCGGGGTCTGGATCGGCACGTTCCACGGCATCTGCCTGCGCATCCTGCGGGCCCACGGTCACCTTCTGGCGGTGGGCCCGGACTTCACCATCTACGACACCGACGACCAGCGCAGGCTGGCCAAGGCCGTGGTGGAGGAGATGGGGCTGGACCCCCGTCGGGTGTCCCCCGGCAAGCTCCTGCACCGGGTCGGACGATGGAAGGACGAGGGGGTCCCGGCCGATCGGGTGCCGGACGAGGTGGAGGAGGACGTCCGGGAGTTCTACCGGCGCTACCAGGACAGGCTCCGGGAGGCCCGGGCCATGGACTTCGGCGACCTGCTCCTGGAGACCCTGCTCCTGTTCGAGGCCCACCCGGACCTGGCCGATCACTACCGCCGCCGGTTCCGCCACGTGCTGATCGACGAGTTCCAGGACACCAACCGGGTCCAGTACCGGCTGGCGGTGCACCTGGCACGGCTCCACGGCAACCTGTGCGTGGTGGGGGACGACGACCAGTCGATCTACGCCTGGCGCGGGGCCGACGTGCGCAACATCCTCTCGTTCGAGGAGGACTTCCCCGGCGCCCGGGTCGTGAAGCTCGAGCAGAACTACCGCAGCACCCAGGCCATCCTGGACGCGGCGTGGTCCGTGGTGAGCCGCAACCGCCACCGCCACCCGAAACGCCTGTGGACCGACCGCAACGACGGGGACCCGGTGGTGGTCCACGAGGCCCGCACCGAGGAGGAGGAGGCGGCCTGGGTGGCCGACACCATCGCGGAGCTCCGGCGCCAGGGGATGCCCCTGGGCGAGATCGCCGTGCTCTACCGGGTCCACGCACTGTCGCGGCCCCTGGAGGAGGCCCTGCTGACCCGGGCGATCCCCTACGTGGTCTACGGCGGCTTGCGGTTCTACGACCGCAAGGAGGTCAAGGACGCGCTGGCGTACCTGCGGCTGGTGCTCAACCCCGACGATCCCATGGCGTTCCGCCGGGTGGTCAACGTGCCGCCCCGGGGCATCGGGGCGTCCACGGTCGCGGCCGTGGAGGAGCTGGCCCGCCGGGAGGGGCTCGGGCTCCACCGGGCCGCCCAGGAGGCCGTGACCGGGGGACGCCTGAGGACCCGGCAGGCCCGCTCCCTGGGGACCTTCCTGGGCCTTTTGGACGGGTGGCGCCGGCTCCTGGGCACCGTGCCCCTCCGGGAGCTCCTCCTTCGGATCCTGGAGGACTCGGGCTACCTCGAGAGCCTGCCGAGGCTCGACCCCCGCGAGGCCCGGGAACGCCGGGAGAACCTCCAGGAGCTCCTGAACGCGGCCGAAACCTTCGAGCGCGAGGAGGGGGGCGACCCCAAGGCGTTCCTCGACCGGGCCGCGCTGGTGTCCGACCAGGACCTGGGGCCGGACCGGGCCGAGGTGGTGACCCTGATGACCCTCCACGCCGCCAAGGGGCTGGAGTACCGGGTGGTGTTCCTCACCGGCCTCGAGGAGGGGGTGCTCCCCCACCAGTTCAGCATGTGGGAGGACGGGGAGGTGGAGGAGGAGCGCCGGCTCTGCTACGTGGGCATGACCCGGGCCAAGGACCGGCTGTTCCTCTCCCGGGCCCGGATCCGGACCCTGTACGGCCGCGACGGCGGCATCCGGGAGCCCAGCCGGTTCCTGGGCGACCTGCCGGCCGGCGTGTTCCGCAGGGTGGAACCCGAGCCGGCCTCCCCCTGGCCCCCCCAGCAGGCCCCTGCCCCGGCCGACGCCCCCCCGGCCGACGGCGGCCGCTACATCCAGCCCGAGCCCGGCGCGGTGGCGTTCCGGGCCGGCATGCGGGTCCGCCACCCCACCTACGGCCCCGGCCGGATCGTCCGGGTCCAGGGCCGCGGCCCCGCCACCAAGCTGGTGGTCCGGTTCGCCGGCGCCACCCGCAAGCTGCTCGCTTGGATGAGCGACATCGAGGTGGCGGCCGAGGACCTCTGA
- a CDS encoding MGH1-like glycoside hydrolase domain-containing protein, whose protein sequence is MSRVFADAVGRARRILDSNWTGRFTKPAPTLYPHQWSWDSGFAAIGRAHWSPVRAMREIGALLEGQWANGLVPQIVFDPSALGHYFPEPDFWQTEGTGLAPPRVPTSGITMPPVVTVAAEWILRHARHRDVRGFLRRIYPRLLAFHAYLHRERDPDGRGLAYLRHPWESGMDNSPTWDEPLSRIRVEPGKLPPYGRRDLGHGVDPSMRPSDADYDRYVLLVDLFRRARYDEAAIRAECPFLVEDPLFNAVLARADESLARLAEAVGEDPALPREWAEATARAIRTRLWHADHAIFDAFDRVAGRPIEVDTAAGFVPLWAGAADRQQAEALYRHLDSAAFCALHQGNCYTVPNYDTGRDGFDRARYWRGPVWINVNWMIAEGLARYGFTQKADNLRKDLLQLPIRFGFREYYDSFDGTGYGSDRFTWTAALFLDLVHRFYQPAPRRPLASRWGAGSVRPLVLNAPAPGRPPPAPPGLSGRLLETLGDLRDRFFDTARGVVDYEGISASPEYGAYRALTRSLDSFDPAALAARTERLAFWINLYNALVIDGIVARRIRGSVREVPEFFSHTGYRIGGRFYSADDIEHGVLRGNQRPWRRARRPFGRGDPRRAFAISPLDPRIHFALVCGSRSCAPVRFYDPGRIDAQLDEAARGFVNSSEVLVLPERGRILLSEIFRWYARDFGGRPGIVGFLLRYLTAHDAVAFLRTRGHRAPLGYIDYDWNLNRGMPRGPAG, encoded by the coding sequence ATGTCCAGGGTGTTCGCCGATGCGGTGGGCCGGGCCCGAAGGATCCTCGACTCCAACTGGACCGGCCGGTTCACCAAGCCCGCGCCGACCCTCTACCCCCACCAGTGGAGCTGGGACTCGGGGTTCGCCGCCATCGGCCGGGCCCACTGGAGCCCCGTGCGGGCCATGCGCGAGATCGGGGCCCTGCTCGAAGGCCAGTGGGCCAACGGGCTCGTCCCCCAGATCGTGTTCGACCCCTCGGCCCTGGGCCACTACTTCCCGGAACCGGACTTCTGGCAGACCGAGGGGACCGGCCTCGCCCCGCCCCGCGTGCCGACCTCGGGCATCACCATGCCGCCGGTGGTCACCGTGGCCGCCGAGTGGATCCTGCGGCACGCCCGGCACCGGGACGTGCGGGGGTTCCTCCGGCGCATCTATCCCAGGCTGCTCGCGTTCCACGCCTACCTGCACCGGGAGCGCGATCCCGACGGCCGGGGCCTGGCGTACCTGCGGCACCCGTGGGAGTCGGGCATGGACAACTCCCCCACCTGGGACGAGCCGCTCTCCCGGATCCGGGTGGAGCCGGGAAAGCTTCCCCCCTATGGCCGCCGGGACCTGGGCCACGGCGTGGACCCGTCCATGCGGCCGTCCGACGCGGACTACGACCGATACGTCCTGCTGGTGGATCTGTTCCGCCGGGCCCGGTACGACGAGGCAGCCATCCGGGCCGAGTGTCCGTTCCTGGTGGAAGACCCCCTGTTCAACGCGGTGCTGGCCCGGGCCGACGAGAGCCTGGCCCGGCTGGCCGAGGCCGTGGGCGAAGACCCGGCCCTGCCCAGGGAGTGGGCCGAGGCCACGGCCCGGGCGATCCGGACCCGGCTGTGGCACGCCGACCACGCCATCTTCGACGCCTTCGACCGGGTGGCCGGCCGGCCCATCGAGGTGGACACGGCGGCCGGGTTCGTGCCCCTGTGGGCCGGCGCGGCCGACCGGCAGCAGGCCGAGGCCCTGTACCGCCACCTGGACTCGGCCGCGTTCTGCGCCCTGCACCAGGGCAACTGCTACACCGTGCCCAACTACGACACGGGCCGGGACGGGTTCGACCGGGCCCGGTACTGGCGCGGCCCGGTGTGGATCAACGTCAACTGGATGATCGCCGAGGGCCTGGCCCGGTACGGGTTCACCCAGAAGGCCGACAACCTGCGCAAGGACCTGCTGCAGCTTCCCATCCGGTTCGGGTTCCGGGAGTACTACGACTCCTTCGACGGCACGGGCTACGGCTCGGACCGGTTCACCTGGACCGCGGCCCTGTTCCTGGATCTGGTCCACCGGTTCTACCAGCCAGCCCCCCGGCGGCCCCTGGCCTCGCGGTGGGGCGCCGGGTCGGTCCGCCCCCTCGTGCTGAACGCCCCGGCTCCCGGCCGGCCGCCGCCGGCCCCGCCCGGGCTGTCGGGGCGGCTCCTGGAGACCCTGGGGGACCTGCGGGATCGGTTCTTCGACACGGCCCGGGGCGTGGTGGACTACGAGGGCATCTCCGCCTCACCGGAGTACGGGGCGTACCGGGCGTTGACCCGTTCCCTGGACTCCTTCGATCCGGCCGCCCTGGCCGCCCGGACCGAACGGCTCGCGTTCTGGATCAACCTGTACAACGCCCTGGTGATCGACGGTATCGTGGCCCGCCGCATCCGCGGATCGGTGCGGGAGGTTCCCGAGTTCTTCAGCCACACCGGCTACCGGATCGGCGGCCGGTTCTACTCGGCCGACGACATCGAGCACGGGGTCTTACGAGGAAACCAGCGGCCCTGGCGCCGGGCCCGGCGTCCCTTCGGCCGGGGGGACCCCCGCCGGGCCTTTGCCATCTCCCCCTTGGACCCCCGGATCCACTTCGCCCTGGTGTGCGGGTCGCGCTCCTGCGCGCCGGTGCGGTTCTACGACCCCGGCCGGATCGACGCCCAGCTCGACGAGGCCGCCCGGGGGTTCGTGAACTCCTCCGAGGTCCTGGTGCTGCCCGAGCGGGGGCGGATCCTCCTGTCGGAGATCTTCCGGTGGTACGCCCGCGACTTCGGGGGGCGGCCGGGCATCGTGGGGTTCCTGCTGCGTTACCTCACCGCCCACGACGCCGTGGCGTTCCTCCGGACCCGGGGCCACCGAGCCCCCCTCGGCTACATCGACTACGACTGGAACCTGAACCGGGGGATGCCCCGGGGCCCGGCGGGTTGA
- a CDS encoding ATP-binding protein has translation MVPSPRDPATALVADDDRTTRAMAVHVLGRHGWRVVEAENGREAVDRFVADPPDLVILDGVMPEMDGFEACRRIRALPKGETLPILFVTALDDPESVDRAFGVGATEYVNKPIHWAVLERRAQYLVRLHRSERLLQIEQARAGALVRAAPDGVLTVDAAGRITSANPSAGLLFGEAPESLTGRPVTEVLPDLAPSTDLASGSWETRALAAGAEFPVEVSAGRFTVGGDTGWVLVVRDVTARKRAEAALQEREERLRRLTETLQQTNSDLEAFAYTVSHDLRAPLRAMEGFAEALLEDCGQALGPRGADYAGRIVRAARSMDRLVRDLLDYSRLSREDLGLHQVALEEAVDEALAEVAAEGCEIRVERPLPRVRGHRRMLVRVVGNLISNAVKFVPPDRTPRVRVRAEERGGRVRLWVEDNGIGVPPRQRERIFGLFERLHGPEAYPGTGLGLAIVRKAVERMGGRAGVESDPGRGSRFWVELSSPEEPAANRAPVLDPDTFRRFQAEMEGVAVGSAPTMVGIFLEEAGRQITAMGDAAEAGDREALTRAAHTLGSNARALGASALADRCEAVEQDPGPPEAWQARIQEIATELGRLRGRLAEEEKP, from the coding sequence ATGGTCCCGAGTCCCCGAGACCCTGCCACCGCCTTGGTGGCCGACGACGACCGGACGACCCGGGCCATGGCGGTCCACGTGCTGGGCCGTCACGGGTGGCGGGTGGTGGAGGCCGAGAACGGCCGTGAGGCCGTGGACCGGTTCGTGGCCGATCCCCCCGACCTGGTGATCCTCGACGGCGTGATGCCCGAGATGGACGGGTTCGAGGCCTGCCGTCGGATCCGCGCCCTGCCCAAGGGCGAAACCCTCCCGATCCTGTTCGTGACCGCCCTGGACGACCCCGAGAGCGTGGATCGGGCCTTCGGGGTCGGGGCCACCGAGTACGTGAACAAGCCCATCCACTGGGCCGTGCTGGAGCGCCGGGCCCAGTACCTGGTGCGGCTCCACCGCTCGGAGCGGCTCCTTCAGATCGAACAGGCCCGTGCCGGGGCCCTGGTGCGGGCCGCTCCCGACGGGGTGCTCACCGTGGACGCCGCCGGTCGGATCACCTCGGCCAACCCCTCGGCCGGCCTGCTGTTCGGCGAGGCCCCCGAGAGCCTGACGGGCCGGCCGGTGACCGAGGTCTTGCCCGACCTGGCCCCCTCCACCGACCTCGCCTCCGGCTCCTGGGAGACCCGAGCCCTTGCCGCCGGAGCGGAGTTCCCGGTCGAGGTCTCGGCCGGCCGGTTCACCGTGGGCGGGGATACCGGCTGGGTTCTGGTGGTCCGGGACGTCACCGCCCGCAAGCGGGCCGAGGCGGCCCTGCAGGAGCGGGAGGAGCGGCTCCGGCGCCTGACCGAGACGCTCCAGCAGACCAACTCCGATCTCGAGGCCTTCGCCTACACCGTGTCCCACGATCTGCGGGCCCCGCTGCGGGCCATGGAGGGGTTCGCCGAGGCGTTGCTCGAGGACTGCGGCCAGGCCCTGGGACCCCGGGGCGCCGACTACGCGGGCCGCATCGTGCGGGCCGCCCGGTCCATGGACCGGCTCGTGAGGGACCTTCTGGACTACAGCCGCCTGAGCCGGGAGGACCTCGGCCTCCACCAGGTGGCCCTTGAGGAGGCCGTGGACGAGGCGCTGGCCGAGGTTGCGGCCGAGGGGTGCGAGATCCGGGTGGAGCGGCCCCTGCCCCGGGTGCGGGGCCACCGCCGGATGCTGGTGCGGGTGGTGGGGAACCTGATCTCGAACGCCGTCAAGTTCGTGCCCCCCGACCGAACCCCCCGGGTACGGGTGCGGGCCGAGGAGCGGGGCGGCCGGGTGAGGCTGTGGGTGGAGGACAACGGCATCGGCGTGCCGCCCCGACAGCGGGAGCGGATCTTCGGGTTGTTCGAGCGGCTCCACGGGCCCGAGGCCTACCCCGGCACCGGCCTGGGCCTGGCCATCGTGCGCAAGGCCGTGGAGCGCATGGGCGGAAGGGCGGGGGTGGAGTCCGACCCCGGCCGGGGCAGCCGGTTCTGGGTGGAGCTGTCCTCGCCGGAAGAACCGGCCGCAAACCGGGCTCCGGTGCTGGACCCGGACACGTTCCGCCGGTTCCAGGCGGAGATGGAGGGGGTGGCCGTGGGCTCGGCCCCGACCATGGTCGGGATCTTTCTCGAGGAGGCCGGACGCCAGATCACGGCCATGGGCGACGCGGCAGAGGCCGGGGACCGCGAGGCCCTGACCCGGGCCGCGCACACCCTCGGGTCCAACGCGCGGGCCCTGGGCGCCTCGGCCCTGGCCGACCGGTGCGAGGCCGTGGAGCAGGACCCCGGACCACCCGAGGCCTGGCAGGCCCGGATCCAGGAGATCGCCACGGAGCTGGGGCGGCTTCGCGGCCGTCTGGCCGAGGAGGAGAAACCATGA
- a CDS encoding chloride channel protein, with translation MSTPRPLKSLSDRLNRWIDRIRPSEHTATLYMAVAVGLLAGAGNVGYRYLIHLVHQGVFETGWQVLGLDYGFPLLLLLPLLPMTGAALLIPLDMLFPGEVRGYGLPRFLETVNLKGAVFRARTLVVKSLASAITIGTGGSAGTEGPIAQIGGTLGSLVGQVLRVGQERMRTLVACGVAGGIAGTFNAPIAGVFFAHEIVLLRNFDATSFTPIVISSGLGALVTRMTEGNRPAFEVPRHYVLRSPWEIVFYFLLGVVVALAAVAFIRSFYDLTDRFGRWKAPDRLKPLVGAALTGVIGIALPQVLGDGYEHIEQALAGQIGGWLLLSLALAKILATGLTLGSGNAGGVFAPSLFIGAALGGAFGSLVHTLFPNLAAGPGAYALVGMGGFLAAATHAPMTAMFLIFEMTGEYSVILPIMFSCVIGYTVCRYFERESIDTLELARRGIHLEEGREVGLLESIRAGDIMNPDVEVIHEGTPLRRLLAVIPSSRHVTFPLVDSENRLTGILSLQDLREVAYEEGLEDLIVAKELGTPNVITIFPDENLRHALAKIGYRNIEHLPVVSRDDPRRVIGMLSRRDILAAYNKALIDRSFRGDAA, from the coding sequence TTGAGCACCCCGCGCCCCTTGAAGTCCCTTTCGGACCGCCTGAACCGTTGGATCGACCGGATCCGTCCCTCGGAACACACGGCCACCCTCTACATGGCGGTGGCCGTGGGGCTGCTGGCCGGCGCGGGCAACGTGGGCTACCGCTACCTGATCCACCTGGTGCACCAGGGGGTGTTCGAAACCGGGTGGCAGGTGCTCGGGCTCGACTACGGGTTTCCCCTGCTTCTCCTTCTGCCGCTGCTCCCCATGACGGGAGCGGCCCTCCTGATCCCCCTGGACATGCTGTTCCCGGGCGAGGTGCGGGGCTACGGGCTGCCCCGGTTCCTGGAGACCGTGAACCTCAAGGGCGCGGTGTTCCGGGCCCGGACCCTGGTGGTCAAGTCCCTGGCCTCGGCCATCACCATCGGCACCGGGGGCTCAGCCGGGACCGAGGGCCCGATCGCCCAGATCGGGGGCACCCTGGGCTCGCTGGTGGGCCAGGTGCTGCGCGTGGGCCAGGAACGGATGCGCACCCTGGTGGCCTGCGGGGTGGCCGGCGGAATCGCGGGGACATTCAACGCCCCGATCGCCGGGGTGTTCTTCGCCCACGAGATCGTGCTGCTGCGCAACTTCGACGCCACCAGCTTCACCCCCATCGTCATCAGCTCGGGCCTGGGGGCTCTGGTCACCCGGATGACCGAGGGCAACCGGCCGGCCTTCGAGGTGCCCCGCCACTACGTGCTGCGCAGCCCCTGGGAGATCGTGTTCTACTTCCTGCTGGGGGTGGTGGTGGCCCTGGCCGCGGTGGCGTTCATCCGCAGCTTCTACGACCTCACCGACCGGTTCGGCCGGTGGAAGGCCCCCGACCGCCTCAAACCCCTGGTGGGCGCGGCCCTCACCGGCGTGATCGGCATCGCCCTGCCCCAGGTCCTGGGGGACGGCTACGAACACATCGAACAGGCCCTGGCCGGCCAGATCGGGGGATGGCTCCTCCTGAGCCTGGCCCTGGCCAAGATCCTGGCCACCGGCCTGACCCTGGGCAGCGGCAACGCCGGCGGGGTGTTCGCCCCGAGCCTGTTCATCGGGGCCGCCCTGGGGGGCGCCTTCGGCAGCCTCGTCCACACCCTGTTCCCCAACCTGGCGGCCGGCCCCGGCGCCTACGCCCTGGTGGGCATGGGAGGATTCCTGGCCGCGGCCACCCACGCACCCATGACCGCCATGTTCCTGATCTTCGAGATGACCGGCGAGTACTCGGTGATCCTGCCCATCATGTTCTCGTGCGTCATCGGGTACACGGTGTGCCGGTACTTCGAGCGGGAGTCCATCGACACGCTGGAGCTGGCCCGGCGGGGCATCCACCTGGAGGAGGGGCGCGAGGTGGGGCTGCTGGAGTCGATCCGGGCCGGCGACATCATGAACCCCGACGTGGAGGTGATCCACGAGGGCACGCCCCTGCGGCGGCTGCTCGCGGTGATCCCCTCGTCCCGCCACGTGACGTTTCCCCTGGTGGACAGCGAAAACCGGCTGACCGGGATCCTGAGCCTCCAGGATCTCCGGGAGGTGGCCTACGAGGAGGGGCTGGAGGACCTGATCGTGGCCAAGGAGCTCGGCACCCCCAACGTGATCACCATCTTCCCCGACGAGAACCTGCGCCACGCCCTGGCCAAGATCGGATACCGCAACATCGAGCACCTGCCCGTGGTCAGCCGGGACGACCCCCGCAGGGTGATCGGCATGCTGTCGCGGCGTGACATCCTGGCCGCCTACAACAAGGCCCTGATCGACCGCAGTTTCCGGGGGGATGCCGCGTGA